From Lolium perenne isolate Kyuss_39 chromosome 5, Kyuss_2.0, whole genome shotgun sequence, a single genomic window includes:
- the LOC127299343 gene encoding uncharacterized protein isoform X1, translating into MVSSSRPLPWSGSGDNSDYGGQLSRPCKRWRSLVMHVRRRRRTMDQGVFGFRGMVVGEEFMAMFLPFYANMVQRVVSEEVGKAISRHFNAAAAAPPRQLVGWNQRPRYQLTFLNGLKPVYTMMKLEAKDGSALRVAIVENLENDQSSIVRFGYLSSARVEVVVLHGNFNAKNEESWTPEEFNKHIVWGREKSAKLLNGDLTLKLSGGEAFLESANFTDNSSFTSTKKFRLGLRLVNASGERVLEGITEPFRVKERRVEGFEKHYPPLLDDEVWRLERIGKNGAYHQALSGSGIYTVQKLLQSYKKNEQKLFKTFTKMSPAAWKAIIGHAMTCKVGDALYLYEIKENNMGLFFDAILQLVGVKFGDCYKPVDQLDQVEKNLVEILKQGAYENMKDIQYDYKMFNHSPVPLHRFHAKGASGSSNVLPNQQILNYGQYSRFPGECSNSQGFESMERVYSSQRASNQASVDMSGFLHGQTSNDVSHQIATHEFTPYNPSQGILLAGPRITQLHIPNTGRTDFGPDVTPAIVHDNIQAGRSGCTSNDVGHQIATNKFTPYNPSQGIFLPGPRITQLRIPNTERTDFGPDVTPAIVHENIQAGQIAMQFGQNGQKYSDFPEESYTSFSVCSSTSTYTNTDSTQPHFQLTSNRESFINQPDPLYSGQTLMHSHRVVTGFQPSRTNSFDSVENDQLIHRFISKMLSSEGATTPLSPRKWVKIKAALKLASVGRLSRASRRGLNSPLGRPRLVPTI; encoded by the exons ATGGTTTCTTCCAGCCGCCCCCTCCCATGGTCCGGCTCCGGCGACAACTCCGACTATGGCGGCCAGCTCTCCCGCCCTTGCAAGCGTTGGAGATCGCTTGTCAT GCatgtgaggaggaggaggaggaccatgGACCAGGGAGTGTTTGGTTTTAGAGGGATGGTCGTTGGTGAGGAGTTCATGGCCATGTTCCTCCCATTTTACGCCAATATGGTTCAGAGAGTG GTTTCAGAGGAGGTGGGGAAAGCAATATCCAGACATTTcaacgcagcagcagcagcacctccAAG GCAACTAGTAGGCTGGAACCAGCGTCCGAGGTATCAGCTCACGTTCCTGAATGGTCTGAAACCTGTTTACACCATGATGAAGTTGGAAGCCAAGGATGGATCGGCTCTTAGGGTGGCCATAGTCGAAAACCTCGAAAACGATCAGTCGAGTATCGTCAGGTTTGGTTATCTTTCTTCAGCTAGGGTTGAGGTTGTAGTCCTCCATGGAAATTTCAATGCTAAAAATGAGGAAAGCTGGACCCCTGAAGAATTCAATAAGCATATAGTGTGGGGGCGAGAGAAGAGTGCGAAACTCCTCAACGGTGATCTGACACTGAAACTCAGTGGAGGGGAGGCTTTCCTTGAAAGTGCCAACTTCACCGATAACTCCAGCTTTACCAGCACCAAGAAGTTCAGGCTGGGGCTGAGGCTTGTCAATGCTTCTGGAGAGAGGGTTCTCGAAGGAATCACTGAGCCTTTTCGCGTGAAGGAGCGCAGGGTCGAAG GCTTTGAAAAGCACTACCCCCCATTGCTGGACGACGAAGTTTGGCGTTTGGAAAGGATTGGTAAGAATGGGGCTTACCACCAAGCCTTATCAGGCAGTGGGATTTATACTGTGCAGAAGTTACTACAATCTTATAAGAAGAATGAACAGAAGCTATTCAAG ACTTTCACCAAGATGTCACCGGCAGCCTGGAAAGCCATCATAGGGCATGCCATGACATGCAAAGTCGGCGACGCTCTCTACTTGTATGAAATTAAGGAAAACAACATGGGCCTTTTCTTTGATGCCATACTTCAGCTTGTTGGGGTGAAGTTTGGTGATTGTTACAAGCCCGTAGATCAGCTTGACCAAGTAGAGAAG AATTTAGTCGAGATTCTGAAGCAAGGTGCTTATGAGAATATGAAGGATATTCAGTATGATTATAAGATGTTCAACCACTCTCCTGTACCACTTCATAGGTTTCACGCAAAGGGTGCTTCTGGGTCGAGCAACGTTCTTCCGAATCAGCAGATACTGAATTATG GTCAATACAGTAGGTTTCCAGGCGAATGCTCAAATAGTCAAGGATTTGAATCAATGGAGAGGGTTTATTCTTCCCAACGAGCCAGCAAT CAGGCTTCAGTGGACATGTCAGGATTTCTGCATGGTCAGACTTCCAATGATGTTAGCCATCAAATAGCCACACACGAATTTACACCATATAATCCAAGCCAAGGAATTCTCTTAGCTGGACCAAGAATCACACAGTTGCATATACCAAATACTGGAAGAACAGATTTTGGTCCAGATGTTACTCCTGCTATTGTTCATGACAACATTCAGGCAGGCAGGTCAGGTTGCACTTCCAATGATGTTGGCCATCAAATAGCCACAAACAAATTTACACCATATAATCCAAGCCAAGGAATTTTTTTACCTGGACCAAGAATCACACAGTTGCGTATACCAAATACTGAAAGAACAGATTTTGGTCCAGATGTTACTCCTGCTATTGTTCATGAGAACATTCAGGCAGGTCAGATTGCTATGCAATTCGGTCAGAATGGGCAGAAGTATTCTGATTTTCCTGAAGAATCGTATACT AGCTTCTCTGTCTGTAGTTCAACGTCTACATACACAAACACGGATTCTACGCAGCCTCACTTCCAGCTTACAAGCAACA GAGAGAGTTTCATCAACCAACCTGACCCACTGTATAGTGGCCAGACACTAATGCATTCACATCGAGTTGTGACTGGCTTTCAGCCATCAAGAACAAACAGCTTTGACTCGGTAGAAAATGATCAGCTCATACATCGCTTCATTTCTAAGATGTTAAGCAGTGAAGGGGCCACAACACCTTTGTCGCCGCGCAAGTGGGTCAAGATCAAGGCAGCATTGAAGCTAGCATCTGTAGGGCGACTCTCCAGGGCCTCGAGAAGGGGTCTAAATAGTCCCCTGGGAAGGCCAAGGCTGGTACCAACAATATGA
- the LOC127299342 gene encoding kinesin-like protein KIN-14Q, protein MDTAAAATVAQERVLRNHGALSDVDVATRRAQEAANRRYDAASWLRRTVGIVCARDLPEEPSEEEFRLGLRNGIVLCNALNKVQPGAIPKVVEAPSDTGVPADGSALCAYQYFENLRNFLVNVQDLGLPTFEHSDLEKGGKGVRVVDCVLALRSFSESKTSGRQTPSKYGGISKPSIPGKYFILKNSDAFMNKLMRSHTAEPIQNGISPEQNLTTDCCIESCEMATSESIKMLVHTLLLDKKPEEVPLIVESLLSKVIQEYECRTANQHLVKCIGASKGTDPFSIADTLSQDQSSTSNRVKMDELCPLSLNEEVSSVVLNGGCAAQQFQLGVEANYDVQQKHILELRKNLSSVKSGMEELSLQYSEDFTKMGKHLQILSNAASGYHKVLEDNRKLYNQIQDLKGNIRVYCRVRPFLPGQENSSTSVAGMEERTITIITPTKYGKDGSKSFTFNKVFGPAATQEEVFSDMQPLIRSVLDGFNVCIFAYGQTGSGKTYTMSGPNLLSEQSVGVNYRALNDLFNLQAQRKGTIDYEISVQMIEIYNEQVRDLLQDSGNRRLEIRNTSQKGLAVPDASIVPVTSTSDVVELMNQGQKNRAVGSTAINDRSSRSHSCLTVHVQGCDITSGAILRGCMHLVDLAGSERVDKSEVVGDRLKEALYINKSLSALGDVIASLAQKNSHVPYRNSKLTQLLQDSLGGQAKTLMFVHISPEPDAVNETISTLKFAERVASVELGAAKANKEGGEVRELKEQIACLKAALAKKGGESENIRSTQSSPNIYKISRGNATPVFHKNRQPMEEVGNIEVPNNVTPMQKKLKFDLPGAGILAKNNSPNWIDNCNDLPKEKGSGGWVDKGAVGQNQFENGKSVPELEPNLTTHTMLPTFFYQRHTPGQQRCKVESVPSQDSDEFDGVASCSPDQEMVLSASGLKPVGFPSGGISNKKKHQTKNTNNMIMRSTNPACKSPVPQSQKRLQTPVRSSAQKTPIRNSKHILNGTDGRRTPNGKINVAK, encoded by the exons ATggacacggcggcggcggcgacggtggcCCAGGAGCGCGTGCTGCGGAATCACGGGGCGCTGAGCGACGTCGACGTCGCCACCCGGAGGGCCCAGGAGGCCG CAAATAGACGGTATGATGCAGCCAGCTGGTTGCGAAGAACAGTTGGGATCGTATGTGCAAGGGACCTACCAGAAGAGCCCTCTGAGGAGGAATTCCGGCTTGGGCTGAGAAATGGAATTGTTCTTTGCAATGCACTGAATAAGGTTCAGCCTGGTGCCATACCTAAG GTTGTGGAAGCCCCCTCAGATACTGGTGTACCAGCAGATGGCTCAGCTCTATGTGCATATCAGTACTTCGAGAACTTGCGGAACTTCCTTGTCAATGTACAAGATTTAGGGCTCCCTACATTCGAGCATTCTGATTTGGAGAAG GGTGGCAAGGGTGTTCGAGTTGTGGACTGTGTTCTTGCTCTGAGGTCATTCAGTGAAAGTAAGACATCAGGGAGACAGACTCCATCTAAATATGGTGGCATTTCAAAGCCTTCGATACCTGGAAAGTATTTCATACTCAAGAATTCTGATGCTTTTATGAATAAGTTAATGAGAAGCCACACAGCAGAGCCAATCCAGAATGGTATTTCGCCAGAGCAAAATTTGACAACTGATTGTTGCATAGAATCCTGTGAGATG GCTACTTCAGAATCCATTAAAATGCTTGTCCATACCCTTCTCTTGGATAAGAAACCAGAAGAAGTCCCGCTG ATTGTTGAGTCACTTCTAAGTAAAGTTATTCAGGAATATGAGTGTCGAACTGCAAACCAGCACTTA GTGAAATGCATAGGGGCCTCTAAAGGGACTGACCCATTTTCCATAGCAGACACACTATCGCAAGATCAATCTTCCACCAGTAATCGAGTTAAG ATGGATGAGTTATGTCCCTTGAGTCTCAATGAAGAAGTCAGCTCTGTAGTTCTGAATGGTGGTTGTGCAGCTCAACAGTTCCAGCTAGGGGTAGAAGCAAATTATGACGTACAGCAGAAACATATCCTG GAATTAAGAAAAAACCTTTCTTCTGTTAAGTCTGGAATGGAGGAACTGAGTTTACAATACTCTGAAGATTTTACTAAAATGG GAAAGCATTTGCAAATCCTGTCTAATGCGGCTTCTGGCTACCATAAAGTTCTGGAGGATAACCGCAAGTTGTACAACCAAATACAGGATCTTAAAG GAAATATTAGAGTATATTGTCGCGTGAGGCCTTTTCTACCTGGACAAGAAAATTCCTCGACAAGTGTTGCTGGAATGGAAGAAAGAACCATCACAATAATCACTCCCACAAAATATGGGAAAGATGGAAGCAAATCTTTTACTTTCAACAAGGTTTTTGGCCCAGCAGCCACTCAAG AGGAAGTCTTTTCAGATATGCAACCTTTGATCCGTTCAGTTCTTGATGGTTTCAATGTTTGCATATTTGCTTATGGCCAGACCGGATCAGGGAAGACCTATACAATG AGTGGACCTAATTTACTGAGCGAGCAAAGCGTTGGTGTTAACTACAGAGCACTGAATGACTTATTTAATCTTCAAGCACAAAGAAAGGGGACAATCGATTATGAAATTTCTGTCCAGATGATTGAGATCTACAACGAGCAAGTGAGAGACCTCCTTCAAGATAGTGGAAACAGAAGAT TAGAAATAAGAAATACTTCACAGAAAGGGCTTGCAGTTCCGGATGCAAGTATAGTCCCTGTCACATCAACCTCTGATGTTGTTGAGTTGATGAATCAAGGCCAAAAGAATCGTGCAGTGGGTTCAACAGCCATCAATGACCGAAGTAGCCGCTCCCATAG TTGCCTTACTGTTCATGTTCAAGGATGTGACATAACATCTGGCGCAATCTTGAGAGGTTGCATGCATCTTGTTGATCTAGCTGGTAGTGAAAGAGTTGATAAATCTGAAGTTGTAGGAGATAGGTTAAAGGAGGCACTGTACATAAACAAGTCGCTTTCAGCACTAGGAGATGTGATTGCGTCCCTGGCTCAGAAAAACTCACATGTCCCTTACCGAAACAGCAAGCTTACCCAGCTTTTGCAAGATTCTCTAG GAGGACAAGCAAAAACGCTGATGTTTGTGCACATAAGCCCGGAACCAGATGCTGTAAATGAAACAATAAGCACATTGAAATTTGCTGAACGAGTTGCTTCTGTTGAGCTTGGCGCCGCAAAAGCAAATAAAGAAGGTGGCGAGGTTAGGGAGCTCAAAGAACAG ATTGCTTGCCTCAAGGCAGCACTCGCTAAGAAGGGAGGAGAATCAGAAAACATTCGGAGCACACAGTCAAGCCCAAACATATACAAGATTAGCAGAGGCAATGCAACACCTGTATTCCATAAAAACAGGCAGCCAATGGAAGAAGTTGGAAACATAGAG GTACCGAACAATGTGACCCCAATGCAAAAaaagctaaaatttgatttgcctgGAGCTGGCATCCTCGCCAAGAACAACTCACCTAACTGGATCGACAACTGCAATGATCTTCCGAAAGAAAAAGGATCAGGTGGCTGGGTAGATAAGGGAGCTGTTGGTCAAAACCAATTTGAGAATGGCAAATCCGTACCAGAGCTGGAGCCTAACCTCACCACACACACGATGCTCCCGACTTTCTTCTATCAAAGACACACTCCTGGGCAACAAAGGTGTAAGGTTGAGTCTGTACCAAGCCAGGATTCAGACGAATTTGATGGTGTTGCTAGCTGTTCCCCAGACCAAGAAATGGTGCTGTCAGCTAGTGGCCTGAAACCTGTTGGTTTTCCCAGTGGAGGCATTTCAAATAAAAAGAAGCATCAAACAAAGAATACAAATAATATGATAATGAG GAGTACAAATCCGGCATGCAAGTCACCAGTGCCACAATCACAGAAAAGGCTACAAACACCAGTCAGGAGCTCTGCTCAAAAAACACCGATCAGGAACAGCAAACATATTTTGAATGGTACAGATGGGAGAAGAACTCCAAATGGGAAAATTAACGTTGCAAAATAA
- the LOC127299343 gene encoding uncharacterized protein isoform X2 has protein sequence MVSSSRPLPWSGSGDNSDYGGQLSRPCKRWRSLVMHVRRRRRTMDQGVFGFRGMVVGEEFMAMFLPFYANMVQRVVSEEVGKAISRHFNAAAAAPPRQLVGWNQRPRYQLTFLNGLKPVYTMMKLEAKDGSALRVAIVENLENDQSSIVRFGYLSSARVEVVVLHGNFNAKNEESWTPEEFNKHIVWGREKSAKLLNGDLTLKLSGGEAFLESANFTDNSSFTSTKKFRLGLRLVNASGERVLEGITEPFRVKERRVEGFEKHYPPLLDDEVWRLERIGKNGAYHQALSGSGIYTVQKLLQSYKKNEQKLFKTFTKMSPAAWKAIIGHAMTCKVGDALYLYEIKENNMGLFFDAILQLVGVKFGDCYKPVDQLDQVEKNLVEILKQGAYENMKDIQYDYKMFNHSPVPLHRFHAKGASGSSNVLPNQQILNYGQYSRFPGECSNSQGFESMERVYSSQRASNASVDMSGFLHGQTSNDVSHQIATHEFTPYNPSQGILLAGPRITQLHIPNTGRTDFGPDVTPAIVHDNIQAGRSGCTSNDVGHQIATNKFTPYNPSQGIFLPGPRITQLRIPNTERTDFGPDVTPAIVHENIQAGQIAMQFGQNGQKYSDFPEESYTSFSVCSSTSTYTNTDSTQPHFQLTSNRESFINQPDPLYSGQTLMHSHRVVTGFQPSRTNSFDSVENDQLIHRFISKMLSSEGATTPLSPRKWVKIKAALKLASVGRLSRASRRGLNSPLGRPRLVPTI, from the exons ATGGTTTCTTCCAGCCGCCCCCTCCCATGGTCCGGCTCCGGCGACAACTCCGACTATGGCGGCCAGCTCTCCCGCCCTTGCAAGCGTTGGAGATCGCTTGTCAT GCatgtgaggaggaggaggaggaccatgGACCAGGGAGTGTTTGGTTTTAGAGGGATGGTCGTTGGTGAGGAGTTCATGGCCATGTTCCTCCCATTTTACGCCAATATGGTTCAGAGAGTG GTTTCAGAGGAGGTGGGGAAAGCAATATCCAGACATTTcaacgcagcagcagcagcacctccAAG GCAACTAGTAGGCTGGAACCAGCGTCCGAGGTATCAGCTCACGTTCCTGAATGGTCTGAAACCTGTTTACACCATGATGAAGTTGGAAGCCAAGGATGGATCGGCTCTTAGGGTGGCCATAGTCGAAAACCTCGAAAACGATCAGTCGAGTATCGTCAGGTTTGGTTATCTTTCTTCAGCTAGGGTTGAGGTTGTAGTCCTCCATGGAAATTTCAATGCTAAAAATGAGGAAAGCTGGACCCCTGAAGAATTCAATAAGCATATAGTGTGGGGGCGAGAGAAGAGTGCGAAACTCCTCAACGGTGATCTGACACTGAAACTCAGTGGAGGGGAGGCTTTCCTTGAAAGTGCCAACTTCACCGATAACTCCAGCTTTACCAGCACCAAGAAGTTCAGGCTGGGGCTGAGGCTTGTCAATGCTTCTGGAGAGAGGGTTCTCGAAGGAATCACTGAGCCTTTTCGCGTGAAGGAGCGCAGGGTCGAAG GCTTTGAAAAGCACTACCCCCCATTGCTGGACGACGAAGTTTGGCGTTTGGAAAGGATTGGTAAGAATGGGGCTTACCACCAAGCCTTATCAGGCAGTGGGATTTATACTGTGCAGAAGTTACTACAATCTTATAAGAAGAATGAACAGAAGCTATTCAAG ACTTTCACCAAGATGTCACCGGCAGCCTGGAAAGCCATCATAGGGCATGCCATGACATGCAAAGTCGGCGACGCTCTCTACTTGTATGAAATTAAGGAAAACAACATGGGCCTTTTCTTTGATGCCATACTTCAGCTTGTTGGGGTGAAGTTTGGTGATTGTTACAAGCCCGTAGATCAGCTTGACCAAGTAGAGAAG AATTTAGTCGAGATTCTGAAGCAAGGTGCTTATGAGAATATGAAGGATATTCAGTATGATTATAAGATGTTCAACCACTCTCCTGTACCACTTCATAGGTTTCACGCAAAGGGTGCTTCTGGGTCGAGCAACGTTCTTCCGAATCAGCAGATACTGAATTATG GTCAATACAGTAGGTTTCCAGGCGAATGCTCAAATAGTCAAGGATTTGAATCAATGGAGAGGGTTTATTCTTCCCAACGAGCCAGCAAT GCTTCAGTGGACATGTCAGGATTTCTGCATGGTCAGACTTCCAATGATGTTAGCCATCAAATAGCCACACACGAATTTACACCATATAATCCAAGCCAAGGAATTCTCTTAGCTGGACCAAGAATCACACAGTTGCATATACCAAATACTGGAAGAACAGATTTTGGTCCAGATGTTACTCCTGCTATTGTTCATGACAACATTCAGGCAGGCAGGTCAGGTTGCACTTCCAATGATGTTGGCCATCAAATAGCCACAAACAAATTTACACCATATAATCCAAGCCAAGGAATTTTTTTACCTGGACCAAGAATCACACAGTTGCGTATACCAAATACTGAAAGAACAGATTTTGGTCCAGATGTTACTCCTGCTATTGTTCATGAGAACATTCAGGCAGGTCAGATTGCTATGCAATTCGGTCAGAATGGGCAGAAGTATTCTGATTTTCCTGAAGAATCGTATACT AGCTTCTCTGTCTGTAGTTCAACGTCTACATACACAAACACGGATTCTACGCAGCCTCACTTCCAGCTTACAAGCAACA GAGAGAGTTTCATCAACCAACCTGACCCACTGTATAGTGGCCAGACACTAATGCATTCACATCGAGTTGTGACTGGCTTTCAGCCATCAAGAACAAACAGCTTTGACTCGGTAGAAAATGATCAGCTCATACATCGCTTCATTTCTAAGATGTTAAGCAGTGAAGGGGCCACAACACCTTTGTCGCCGCGCAAGTGGGTCAAGATCAAGGCAGCATTGAAGCTAGCATCTGTAGGGCGACTCTCCAGGGCCTCGAGAAGGGGTCTAAATAGTCCCCTGGGAAGGCCAAGGCTGGTACCAACAATATGA